In Halobaculum rubrum, the following are encoded in one genomic region:
- a CDS encoding enoyl-CoA hydratase/isomerase family protein, whose product MASVTEFSDGTVRLERDDGVARIVLNDPDRRNALSVAMTDGIEAALDELEGGDARCVVVEGEGPAFCAGGDIDSMQERQGSDEPVDHAVRHVIQEIGRCVKRVYECEFPTVAKVDGAAFGAGANLAIACDVTALHEDAQIGFGFREVGLAVDSGTSYLLPRLVGENVAKELVYTGELLSAERAEELGVVNHAVDDDEFEARVSMLIDRIASGPTVALRTSKRLLRSEFATLGEAIEHEAGAQAAVFDTHDHAEGVAAFTGKRQPEFEGR is encoded by the coding sequence ATGGCATCCGTAACCGAGTTCTCCGACGGGACGGTCCGACTCGAACGCGACGACGGCGTCGCACGCATCGTGTTGAACGACCCCGACCGACGAAACGCGCTGTCGGTCGCGATGACCGACGGCATCGAGGCGGCGCTCGACGAACTGGAGGGCGGCGACGCCCGCTGTGTCGTCGTCGAAGGCGAGGGGCCCGCGTTCTGTGCCGGCGGCGACATCGACTCCATGCAGGAGCGGCAGGGCTCCGACGAGCCGGTGGATCACGCGGTCCGTCACGTGATCCAAGAGATCGGCCGCTGTGTCAAACGGGTGTACGAGTGCGAGTTCCCGACGGTCGCCAAGGTGGACGGCGCCGCGTTCGGCGCCGGCGCGAACCTCGCGATCGCCTGCGACGTGACCGCGCTCCACGAGGACGCCCAGATCGGCTTCGGCTTCCGCGAGGTCGGCCTCGCGGTCGACTCCGGCACCTCCTACCTCCTCCCGCGGCTCGTCGGGGAGAACGTCGCGAAGGAACTCGTCTACACCGGGGAACTGCTGAGCGCCGAGCGAGCCGAGGAGTTGGGCGTCGTGAACCACGCCGTCGACGACGACGAGTTCGAGGCGCGCGTCTCGATGCTGATCGATCGGATCGCGTCGGGGCCGACTGTCGCGCTGCGGACCTCCAAGCGCCTGCTGCGCTCGGAGTTCGCCACCTTGGGCGAGGCGATCGAGCACGAGGCCGGTGCGCAGGCTGCCGTCTTCGACACGCACGACCACGCCGAGGGCGTCGCCGCGTTTACCGGGAAGCGCCAGCCGGAGTTCGAAGGACGGTAG
- a CDS encoding 2Fe-2S iron-sulfur cluster-binding protein, with product MAEYTVEFVGTGETIEVSDKQTILNACIEEGIAQEYSCRVGMCLACTAEIVEGEVAQQAAVARALTEEEAEDYALTCMARAQSDLKLDRGKYPPSIEDDAATSAGAAADDD from the coding sequence ATGGCCGAGTACACCGTAGAGTTCGTCGGCACCGGCGAGACGATCGAGGTGTCCGACAAGCAGACCATTCTGAACGCCTGCATCGAGGAGGGCATCGCACAGGAGTACTCCTGTCGCGTCGGGATGTGTCTGGCGTGCACCGCCGAGATCGTCGAGGGCGAGGTGGCCCAGCAGGCGGCCGTCGCCCGCGCGCTCACCGAGGAGGAGGCCGAAGACTACGCGCTCACCTGCATGGCCCGTGCGCAGTCCGATCTGAAGCTCGATCGCGGCAAGTACCCGCCGAGCATCGAGGACGACGCCGCGACGTCCGCCGGCGCCGCGGCCGACGACGATTGA
- a CDS encoding long-chain-fatty-acid--CoA ligase — translation MTNLVRNVGSTVEEHPDETAVWYDGTDISYRDLWGQTGAFASGLDDAGIDVGGRVGIYLPNLPQFVIGFHGTLRAGGVVVPMNPQYKSREIEHMLADSGAEVVVTLPDLAEHVAEVRDDTDVHTVVTIGQAVEGTVSFEEFCGDPAFGTVDRADDDIACQPYTSGTTGTPKGVLLTHDNLASNAEMSASLVPDGITTDDKQLGVLPLFHIYGMTVVMNSTLFDGGAYYPLPAWDAQQAFDLIESQELTLMHGVPAMYNDAINQPDAAERDLSSLRLCGVGGSGIPVEVLRRFEELFDATIYEGYGLTETSPVTHFNTPEKGRRVGSIGKTLPGVSAMVVDDEFAEVAPVDEGPVDEDEVELDDVTGEVVVSGPNVMKGYHDRPEANEEVFTESGGKRWFHTGDIGYHDADGYFYIVDREKHMINTAGYNVYPREVEELLFEHEAVADAAVVGIPDDRRGETVKAFIVPTPGSDVTPDEIRQFCLDNLAEYKHPREVEFVEELPRTTTGKVQKFELRGE, via the coding sequence ATGACAAACCTCGTGAGGAACGTCGGTTCGACGGTCGAGGAGCACCCGGACGAGACGGCGGTGTGGTACGACGGGACCGACATCAGCTATCGGGATCTGTGGGGCCAGACCGGCGCGTTCGCGTCGGGACTCGACGACGCCGGCATCGACGTCGGCGGGCGCGTCGGCATCTACCTGCCGAACCTCCCGCAGTTCGTGATCGGCTTCCACGGGACGCTGCGAGCGGGGGGCGTCGTCGTTCCGATGAACCCGCAGTACAAGTCCCGGGAGATCGAGCACATGCTCGCCGACTCCGGCGCCGAGGTGGTCGTCACGCTGCCGGATCTTGCGGAACACGTCGCGGAGGTACGCGACGACACCGACGTGCACACCGTCGTCACGATCGGCCAGGCCGTCGAGGGGACCGTCTCCTTCGAGGAGTTCTGCGGCGACCCGGCGTTCGGGACGGTCGACCGCGCGGACGACGACATCGCCTGCCAGCCGTACACCTCGGGGACGACCGGGACCCCGAAGGGCGTGTTGCTCACTCACGACAACCTCGCGTCGAACGCCGAGATGTCCGCCTCGCTCGTCCCGGACGGGATCACGACCGACGACAAACAGCTCGGCGTCCTCCCGCTGTTCCACATCTACGGGATGACGGTCGTGATGAACTCGACGCTGTTCGACGGCGGGGCGTACTACCCGCTGCCCGCGTGGGACGCCCAGCAGGCGTTCGATCTCATCGAGTCGCAGGAGCTGACGCTGATGCACGGCGTTCCCGCGATGTACAACGACGCGATCAACCAGCCCGACGCCGCCGAGCGCGACCTCTCGTCGCTCCGCCTGTGTGGCGTCGGCGGCTCCGGCATCCCTGTCGAGGTGCTGCGCCGCTTCGAGGAGCTGTTCGACGCGACGATCTACGAGGGGTACGGCCTCACCGAGACCAGCCCGGTCACGCACTTCAACACCCCCGAGAAGGGCCGTCGCGTCGGCTCGATCGGGAAGACGCTCCCCGGCGTCTCGGCGATGGTCGTCGACGACGAGTTCGCGGAGGTCGCCCCCGTCGACGAGGGGCCGGTCGACGAGGACGAGGTCGAACTGGACGACGTGACCGGCGAGGTCGTCGTCAGCGGACCCAACGTGATGAAGGGATACCACGACCGCCCCGAGGCGAACGAGGAGGTGTTCACCGAGTCGGGCGGCAAGCGCTGGTTCCACACCGGAGACATCGGCTACCACGACGCGGACGGCTACTTCTACATCGTCGACCGCGAGAAACACATGATCAACACCGCCGGGTACAACGTCTATCCGCGGGAGGTCGAGGAGTTGCTCTTCGAGCACGAGGCTGTCGCGGACGCGGCGGTCGTCGGCATCCCGGACGACCGGAGAGGCGAGACGGTGAAGGCGTTCATCGTTCCCACGCCCGGCTCTGACGTGACGCCCGACGAGATCAGGCAGTTCTGTCTCGACAACCTCGCGGAGTACAAACACCCGCGGGAGGTCGAGTTCGTCGAGGAGCTCCCGCGGACGACGACCGGGAAGGTCCAGAAGTTCGAGCTCCGCGGGGAGTAG